The following coding sequences are from one Sphingomonadaceae bacterium OTU29LAMAA1 window:
- a CDS encoding endonuclease/exonuclease/phosphatase family protein, with amino-acid sequence MNLSRRAMLAGVMTLPLTGAVKPAQTLTIMTFNVRLPMASDGANDWPHRRALFAQTVAAADPDLFGTQELFQSQGDDIVRALPRYRWFGRDRRGGHADEHMGIFYRPDRLTLLAQGDFWLSDTPDLPGSITWGHPLPRMVTWGRFQTRDGRRFVALNTHFPYRLEDEAAREKAAALIVARLPDIAANDPVVLTGDFNTTPDTKAHATLTAALKDVWQSVRAPKGPPLTFHDFTGKPDRRIDWILTRGFRPLTARTITRHTGALYPSDHFPVVARIAFR; translated from the coding sequence ATGAACCTTTCCCGCCGCGCGATGCTTGCCGGGGTCATGACACTGCCGCTGACCGGTGCAGTGAAGCCCGCGCAGACGCTCACCATCATGACCTTCAACGTCCGTCTGCCCATGGCTTCGGACGGCGCCAACGACTGGCCGCACCGCCGCGCATTGTTCGCGCAGACGGTCGCTGCCGCCGATCCCGATCTGTTCGGCACGCAGGAACTGTTCCAGTCCCAGGGCGACGACATCGTCCGCGCGCTGCCGCGCTACCGCTGGTTCGGTCGCGATCGCCGCGGCGGCCATGCCGACGAGCATATGGGCATCTTCTATCGCCCCGACCGGCTGACTTTGCTGGCGCAGGGCGACTTCTGGCTGTCGGACACGCCCGACCTTCCCGGCAGCATCACCTGGGGCCACCCGCTGCCGCGGATGGTGACATGGGGCCGCTTCCAGACCCGCGATGGACGCCGCTTCGTGGCGCTCAACACCCATTTCCCCTACCGTTTGGAGGACGAAGCCGCCCGCGAAAAGGCCGCCGCGTTGATCGTCGCCCGCCTGCCGGATATCGCCGCGAACGATCCCGTGGTCCTGACCGGCGATTTCAACACCACCCCCGACACGAAGGCCCACGCCACCCTGACAGCCGCGCTCAAGGATGTCTGGCAATCCGTCCGCGCGCCCAAAGGCCCACCGCTCACCTTCCACGACTTCACCGGCAAACCCGATCGCCGCATCGACTGGATTTTGACCCGCGGTTTCCGCCCGTTGACCGCACGAACGATCACCCGCCACACGGGTGCGCTTTACCCGTCCGACCATTTCCCTGTCGTGGCGCGGATCGCCTTTCGGTAG
- a CDS encoding LptA/OstA family protein, producing the protein MRSLIPLALLVAAPLAAQTAHNSNAPIDFGADNIELQDKANRAVLSGNVSVKQAAMTLNAARMTVSYTGQVVGGNPQVSRLDASGGVTVRRPDQTARSQFAIYDLNRRVITMLGAVTLTQGGNTVNGGRLTINLDTGRAVIDGSSVRGSSGATGGTTSASPGGRVTGTFSVPKRN; encoded by the coding sequence ATGCGCTCGCTCATTCCTCTCGCCCTGCTCGTCGCGGCTCCCCTGGCTGCCCAGACGGCCCATAATTCGAACGCGCCGATCGATTTCGGCGCGGACAACATCGAATTGCAGGACAAGGCGAACCGTGCCGTGCTGTCGGGCAACGTCTCGGTCAAGCAGGCGGCGATGACGCTCAATGCCGCACGGATGACCGTCAGCTATACCGGCCAGGTGGTTGGCGGGAACCCGCAGGTGTCGCGCCTCGATGCGAGTGGCGGTGTCACTGTCCGTCGGCCCGATCAGACCGCCAGAAGTCAGTTCGCGATCTACGATCTCAATCGCCGCGTCATCACCATGCTGGGTGCGGTGACACTGACCCAGGGCGGCAACACCGTCAACGGCGGTCGCCTGACGATCAATCTCGACACCGGACGTGCGGTGATCGACGGATCGTCCGTGCGCGGATCGAGCGGCGCGACCGGGGGCACCACGTCGGCGAGCCCCGGCGGTCGGGTGACCGGCACCTTCTCCGTACCCAAGCGCAACTAA
- the lptC gene encoding LPS export ABC transporter periplasmic protein LptC translates to MSSAVAQRVRSARQRWAAPGGRHDRFVASLNTGLPVGIGVLMAFLVMAPLTASNEVSFVLDKNKVEVAKERMKLQSATYRGQDDKGQAFALNAGSAVQQSSSVPIVQINGMAADLELEDGPATLRADQGRYDLNSEQMKVDGPIAFRTANGYRLDTSDATIDLKSRTMSSQGKVTGTVPQGNFSANTLNADLEGRTVRLSGNARLRFVPGRTK, encoded by the coding sequence ATGAGTTCCGCCGTCGCGCAACGCGTGCGTTCGGCGCGCCAGCGCTGGGCCGCCCCCGGCGGACGCCACGACCGGTTCGTCGCCTCGCTCAACACCGGTCTTCCCGTCGGCATCGGCGTGCTGATGGCATTTCTCGTGATGGCACCGCTGACGGCGAGCAACGAAGTGTCGTTCGTTCTCGACAAGAACAAGGTCGAGGTCGCGAAGGAGCGGATGAAGCTTCAGTCCGCCACCTATCGCGGGCAGGACGACAAGGGGCAGGCCTTCGCGCTCAACGCCGGGTCGGCGGTGCAACAGAGCAGCAGCGTGCCGATCGTCCAGATCAACGGCATGGCCGCCGACCTCGAGCTGGAGGACGGCCCCGCGACGTTGCGCGCCGATCAGGGACGCTACGACCTCAACAGCGAACAGATGAAGGTCGACGGCCCGATCGCGTTTCGCACCGCCAATGGCTATCGCCTCGATACCAGCGATGCGACGATCGATCTCAAATCGCGAACGATGAGCAGTCAGGGCAAGGTCACCGGCACCGTGCCGCAGGGCAATTTCAGCGCGAATACGCTCAACGCGGATCTCGAGGGACGCACCGTGCGGCTCAGCGGCAATGCCCGCTTGCGGTTCGTCCCCGGACGCACGAAATAG
- a CDS encoding glutaminyl-peptide cyclotransferase, whose protein sequence is MKVALALGIVGVFGGVAWQAQQPAAPAPVTTATPAQPAAVAPEAGVPVYAATVVARMPHDTGAFTEGLLFCNGALYESTGKEGASDVRRVSLTDGKVLARGRIAPELFGEGIGCWKNTLLSVTWKTGLGFRWTLPTLKQAVKPFRYTGEGWGMTSDATGIILSDGTPTLRRMDPVSFAERGRIAVTMNGRPLQKLNELEYRQGRILANIWMSGFIARIDPATGKVDGLIDLRPLVAEIANSDPDAVANGIAYDAASDRLFVTGKYWPTLFEIKIGEEVGRAG, encoded by the coding sequence GTGAAGGTGGCATTGGCGCTGGGGATCGTTGGCGTGTTCGGCGGTGTCGCATGGCAGGCGCAGCAGCCTGCGGCTCCGGCTCCGGTTACGACCGCGACCCCGGCACAACCCGCTGCGGTCGCGCCTGAAGCAGGCGTGCCGGTCTATGCGGCAACGGTGGTCGCACGGATGCCGCATGACACCGGCGCGTTCACCGAAGGGCTGCTGTTCTGCAACGGCGCGCTGTACGAGAGCACGGGCAAGGAAGGCGCGTCGGATGTTCGCCGGGTCTCACTTACGGATGGCAAGGTGCTTGCGCGGGGTCGCATCGCGCCGGAGTTGTTCGGCGAAGGCATTGGTTGCTGGAAGAACACGCTGCTGAGCGTGACGTGGAAGACCGGCCTCGGTTTCCGCTGGACACTGCCGACACTGAAGCAGGCGGTAAAGCCGTTCCGCTATACCGGCGAGGGCTGGGGCATGACCAGCGACGCGACCGGGATCATCCTGTCAGATGGTACGCCGACGCTGCGCCGCATGGACCCGGTGAGCTTTGCCGAACGCGGCCGGATTGCGGTCACGATGAACGGCCGGCCGCTTCAGAAACTCAACGAGCTGGAATACCGGCAGGGGCGGATTCTCGCGAACATATGGATGAGCGGGTTCATCGCACGGATCGATCCCGCCACCGGCAAGGTGGACGGGCTGATCGACCTGCGGCCGCTGGTCGCGGAGATCGCGAACAGCGATCCGGACGCGGTTGCGAACGGCATCGCCTACGACGCCGCCAGCGACCGTTTGTTCGTCACGGGCAAATACTGGCCGACGCTGTTCGAGATCAAAATCGGCGAAGAGGTTGGCCGAGCGGGCTAA
- a CDS encoding ligase-associated DNA damage response DEXH box helicase, with protein sequence MDLPQPLADWFATRGWHPRRHQLDMLREGRAGHHALLVATTGAGKTLAGFLPTLTELIETPTEGLHTLYVSPLKALAVDIQRNLVAPVEEMGLDLRIETRTGDTPSDRKARQRVKPPQILLTTPESLSLLLSYPDSFTMFEGLRTIVVDEVHAFATGKRGDLLSLCMARLQRISPGLRRVALSATVADSDGYRAWLAPDGDIDQVAMVQGEAGADPNIAILLPEGRVPWSGHSGRYAAEQVMAEIEAHKTSIVFCNTRSLAELIFQDLWKVNTQSLPIGVHHGSLSLEARRKVEGAMADGRLRALVATASLDLGVDWGDVDCVIQMGAPKGSSRLLQRIGRANHRLDEASEAIVVPGNRFEYLEARAALDAVEAGELDPDLFRPGALDVLAQHVMAVACAAPFDQATLLDEVRSALPYSALTDETFDRVLGFIRDGGYSLKAYDRFKRLTQEADGLWRVSHPKFVTQHRLNAGIIVESTMLNVRFKNGRNLGKVEEGFAAQLSPGDTFFFAGLSCEVQKIDTEDLIVRASSKPARIPTYGGSRMPLSTNLADRVRGFLADPGQWARFPDDVREWLEFQAKRSALPRPGQLLVETFPREGRNYMVAYSFEGWNAHQSLGMLITRRMEAEGLKPLGFVANDYALAVYGIDKITDPAALFSPDILEHEFVDWVQQSHLLKRAFREVAVIGGLVERQHPGKRKTGRQVTFSTDLIYDVLRKYEPSHLLLQAAWDDARARMTDVGRLAGLLDRAAETMLHVDLERVTPLAVPVLTLIGREKISVGSADDALLIEAEALAAEAMTLD encoded by the coding sequence ATGGACCTCCCCCAGCCGCTCGCAGATTGGTTCGCCACCCGCGGCTGGCATCCCCGGCGTCACCAGCTCGACATGCTCCGCGAAGGCCGCGCCGGCCACCACGCCTTGCTCGTCGCCACCACCGGCGCGGGCAAGACGCTCGCCGGGTTTCTCCCGACACTGACCGAATTGATCGAGACGCCGACCGAGGGTCTGCACACGCTCTACGTCTCGCCGTTGAAGGCGCTGGCGGTCGACATCCAGCGCAATCTCGTCGCGCCCGTCGAAGAGATGGGCCTCGACCTGCGCATTGAGACCCGCACCGGCGACACGCCCAGCGACCGCAAGGCCCGCCAGCGCGTCAAGCCGCCGCAGATCCTGCTCACCACGCCCGAATCGCTGTCGCTGCTGCTCAGCTACCCCGACAGCTTCACCATGTTCGAAGGGCTGAGGACGATCGTCGTCGACGAAGTCCACGCCTTCGCCACCGGCAAGCGCGGCGACCTGCTGTCGCTCTGCATGGCGCGCCTCCAGCGGATCAGTCCGGGCCTGCGCCGCGTCGCCCTCTCCGCCACCGTCGCCGATTCGGACGGCTATCGCGCCTGGCTCGCCCCCGATGGCGATATCGATCAGGTCGCGATGGTGCAGGGCGAGGCGGGCGCCGACCCCAACATCGCCATCCTGCTGCCCGAAGGCCGCGTGCCATGGTCGGGCCATTCCGGCCGCTATGCCGCCGAACAGGTCATGGCGGAGATCGAGGCGCACAAGACCTCGATCGTCTTCTGCAACACCCGCAGCCTCGCCGAACTGATCTTCCAGGACCTGTGGAAGGTGAACACCCAGTCGCTGCCGATCGGCGTCCATCACGGCAGCCTCTCGCTCGAGGCGCGCCGCAAGGTGGAGGGTGCGATGGCGGACGGCCGCCTGCGCGCGCTGGTGGCGACCGCCAGCCTGGACCTGGGTGTCGACTGGGGCGACGTGGATTGCGTCATCCAGATGGGCGCGCCCAAGGGCTCGTCACGCCTGCTCCAGCGGATCGGCCGCGCCAACCACCGGCTCGACGAAGCTTCGGAAGCGATCGTCGTCCCCGGCAACCGCTTCGAATATCTCGAAGCCCGCGCCGCCCTCGACGCGGTGGAGGCGGGCGAACTCGACCCCGACCTGTTCCGCCCCGGTGCGCTCGACGTGCTCGCCCAGCACGTCATGGCGGTCGCCTGCGCCGCGCCGTTCGATCAGGCGACATTGCTCGACGAGGTCCGCTCCGCCCTCCCTTATTCGGCGCTGACCGACGAGACGTTCGATCGCGTCCTCGGCTTCATCCGCGATGGCGGCTACAGCCTCAAGGCCTACGACCGCTTCAAGCGCCTGACGCAGGAGGCCGACGGCCTGTGGCGCGTCAGCCACCCGAAGTTCGTCACCCAGCACCGCCTCAACGCCGGCATCATCGTCGAATCGACGATGCTCAACGTCCGCTTCAAGAATGGCCGCAACCTTGGCAAGGTCGAGGAAGGGTTCGCCGCGCAACTCTCCCCCGGCGACACCTTCTTCTTCGCCGGCCTCAGCTGCGAAGTGCAGAAGATCGATACCGAGGACCTCATCGTCCGCGCCTCGTCCAAGCCCGCGCGTATCCCGACCTACGGCGGATCGCGCATGCCGTTGTCGACCAACCTCGCCGACCGCGTCCGCGGCTTCCTCGCCGATCCCGGCCAATGGGCGCGCTTCCCCGACGACGTGCGCGAATGGCTGGAATTCCAGGCGAAACGCTCCGCCCTGCCCCGCCCCGGCCAGCTTCTGGTCGAAACCTTCCCGCGCGAAGGGCGCAATTACATGGTCGCCTACAGTTTCGAAGGGTGGAACGCGCACCAGTCGCTCGGCATGCTCATCACCCGCCGCATGGAGGCGGAGGGACTGAAGCCGCTGGGCTTCGTCGCCAACGATTACGCGCTCGCGGTGTACGGCATCGACAAGATCACCGACCCCGCCGCTTTGTTCAGCCCCGACATCCTCGAACACGAATTCGTCGACTGGGTGCAGCAATCGCACCTGCTCAAACGCGCCTTCCGCGAAGTCGCGGTGATCGGCGGCCTCGTCGAGCGCCAGCACCCCGGCAAGCGCAAGACCGGGCGACAGGTCACCTTCTCGACCGACCTGATCTACGATGTCCTGCGCAAATACGAACCCAGCCACCTGCTCCTGCAAGCCGCCTGGGACGACGCCCGCGCCCGCATGACCGACGTCGGCCGCCTCGCCGGCCTGCTCGACCGCGCCGCCGAGACGATGCTCCACGTCGATCTTGAGCGCGTCACCCCACTTGCCGTCCCGGTGCTGACCCTGATCGGCCGCGAGAAAATCTCGGTCGGCAGCGCAGATGATGCCTTGCTGATCGAAGCCGAAGCGCTTGCGGCGGAGGCGATGACGCTCGACTGA
- a CDS encoding ribonuclease D, whose translation MTVHFHEEDLPADVFAPGASIAVDTETMGLITPRDRLCVVQLSDGGPDEHLVRFGPGSDYAAPNLKALLADPGRVKLYHYGRFDIAALQHYLGIVAGPAYDTKIASRLIRTYTDRHGLKELVRELLGQELSKQQQSSDWGSPELSDAQKDYAASDVRFLHRLQAELNRRLIREGRMEMAQACFDFLPTRAALDLAGWPDIDIFAHA comes from the coding sequence ATGACCGTACACTTCCACGAGGAAGACCTCCCCGCCGACGTCTTCGCTCCCGGCGCCTCCATCGCCGTCGATACCGAGACGATGGGTCTCATCACGCCACGCGACCGTCTGTGTGTGGTGCAATTGTCCGATGGCGGGCCCGACGAACACCTCGTTCGGTTCGGCCCAGGCAGCGACTATGCCGCACCCAATCTGAAGGCGCTGCTCGCTGATCCCGGCCGGGTGAAGCTGTATCATTACGGCCGTTTCGACATCGCCGCGCTCCAGCATTATCTGGGTATCGTCGCCGGTCCGGCGTACGATACGAAGATCGCATCGCGCCTGATCCGCACCTACACCGATCGTCACGGATTGAAGGAACTGGTCCGCGAATTGCTGGGTCAGGAACTCAGCAAGCAGCAGCAATCGTCCGACTGGGGATCGCCCGAACTGTCGGATGCGCAAAAGGACTACGCCGCCAGCGACGTCCGCTTCCTGCATCGACTGCAGGCCGAACTGAACCGTCGCCTGATTCGCGAAGGCCGGATGGAAATGGCGCAGGCATGCTTCGACTTCCTGCCGACCCGCGCCGCGCTCGACCTTGCCGGGTGGCCCGACATCGACATCTTCGCCCATGCCTGA
- a CDS encoding ligase-associated DNA damage response exonuclease → MARLGDWLEPHPHGIYVKPADAWIDPSEPEARALVTHGHADHARGGHGAVWATPETLAIMDARYGEQAGHPVVYGESIRMGEVEIGYVPAGHVLGSAQIVLDYRGERVVVSGDYKRRADPTCTPFEPVKCDVFVTEATFALPVFRHPDTGDEIDKLIARLHANPDRCVLVGAYALGKAQRVIAELRERGHEAPIYIHGALQRLCDLYAEHGVRLGELLPVADAKKADMAGHVVMCPPGALNDRWSRRLPDPITAMASGWMRVRQRARQKNVELPLILSDHADWDELTDTLSEIAPREVWVTHGREEALVHWCEQRQMKARALALVGFEDEDD, encoded by the coding sequence ATGGCACGATTGGGCGACTGGCTGGAACCGCATCCGCACGGCATCTACGTCAAACCAGCGGATGCGTGGATCGACCCGTCCGAGCCGGAGGCGCGCGCGCTGGTGACGCACGGCCACGCCGATCACGCGCGCGGTGGGCATGGCGCCGTGTGGGCGACGCCGGAAACGCTGGCGATCATGGACGCGCGCTACGGCGAACAGGCAGGCCACCCCGTCGTTTATGGCGAGAGCATCCGGATGGGCGAGGTGGAGATCGGCTATGTCCCCGCCGGGCATGTGCTGGGATCGGCGCAGATCGTGCTCGACTACCGCGGCGAGCGGGTCGTCGTGTCGGGCGACTATAAGCGGCGGGCGGACCCGACGTGTACGCCGTTTGAGCCGGTAAAGTGCGACGTGTTCGTCACAGAGGCGACCTTTGCGCTACCGGTGTTCCGCCACCCCGATACGGGCGACGAGATCGACAAGCTGATCGCGCGACTGCACGCCAACCCCGATCGCTGCGTGCTGGTCGGCGCCTATGCGCTCGGCAAGGCGCAGCGGGTGATCGCCGAGCTGCGCGAGCGGGGGCATGAGGCGCCGATCTACATCCATGGCGCGTTGCAGCGGTTGTGCGACCTGTACGCCGAGCATGGCGTGCGGCTGGGCGAGCTGCTGCCGGTGGCGGATGCGAAGAAGGCGGACATGGCGGGGCACGTCGTGATGTGCCCGCCGGGTGCGCTCAACGATCGCTGGTCGCGCCGCCTGCCCGATCCGATCACCGCCATGGCTTCTGGGTGGATGCGAGTACGGCAGCGGGCGCGGCAGAAGAACGTCGAACTGCCGCTGATCCTGTCCGATCACGCCGACTGGGACGAGCTGACCGACACCTTGTCCGAAATCGCACCGCGCGAAGTGTGGGTGACGCACGGGCGCGAAGAGGCGCTGGTCCATTGGTGCGAGCAGCGCCAGATGAAGGCAAGGGCCTTGGCGTTGGTGGGGTTCGAGGATGAGGATGATTGA
- a CDS encoding cold-shock protein, translating into MKGFGFIQRDDGQPDAFVHISAVERAGMSTLNEGDKLQFELEVDRRGKYAAVNLSAA; encoded by the coding sequence ATGAAGGGCTTCGGCTTCATTCAGCGCGATGACGGACAGCCCGATGCATTCGTGCACATCTCGGCCGTCGAGCGCGCCGGCATGTCCACGCTGAACGAGGGCGACAAGCTCCAGTTCGAACTCGAGGTCGACCGTCGCGGCAAGTACGCCGCGGTAAATCTGTCGGCCGCGTAA
- the rpoN gene encoding RNA polymerase factor sigma-54, with the protein MSLAPRLDIRQSQSLVMTPQLQQAIKLLALSNLEIEGFIAEEVEKNPLLEAAQTDEVIRPERVEREEPAGADDLIGGTATADPIDVDYATESHQQDSVADGGGGFDGALSMTGGSGGSSLGGEDLDFDSFAQRDGTLGDHLLAQAGAVVDGADWFIAQHLIDQIDEAGYLTASLLDIATRLGTSQARVEHVLTLIQTLDPTGVGARDLAECIALQAREADRYDPCMARLIDNLDLLARGDLTRLKRMCGVDDEDMADMIRELRGYDPKPGCRYGGEPALAVTPDLFVQKTKTGWGIELNAATLPRVLVNRRYYHELSHGPQDKASKAWLSDALASANWLIKALDQRQRTIIKVAAEIVKQQEAFFLKGVAHLKPMTLARVADAIEMHESTVSRVTSNKYLSCARGVFELKYFFTSAIQSADGGDAVSAEAVKSAIRALIANEGAKILSDDTLVELLQAKGFDIARRTVAKYREAMGIGSSVQRRRARTLEGA; encoded by the coding sequence ATGAGCCTCGCCCCGCGCCTCGATATCCGCCAGTCGCAATCGCTGGTGATGACGCCGCAATTGCAGCAGGCGATCAAGCTGCTCGCGCTGTCCAACCTCGAGATCGAAGGCTTCATCGCCGAAGAGGTCGAGAAGAACCCGCTGCTCGAAGCGGCGCAGACCGACGAGGTCATCCGGCCCGAACGCGTCGAGCGCGAAGAACCCGCGGGTGCGGACGACCTGATCGGCGGCACCGCGACCGCCGACCCGATCGACGTCGACTATGCGACCGAAAGCCACCAGCAGGACAGCGTCGCGGACGGCGGCGGCGGCTTCGACGGCGCGCTGTCGATGACCGGGGGCAGTGGCGGCAGCAGCTTGGGAGGCGAAGACCTCGACTTCGATTCCTTCGCGCAACGCGATGGCACGCTCGGCGACCATCTCCTTGCTCAGGCCGGCGCGGTGGTCGATGGCGCCGACTGGTTCATCGCCCAGCATCTGATCGACCAGATCGACGAGGCGGGTTATCTCACCGCATCCCTGCTCGACATCGCCACGCGGCTCGGCACGTCGCAGGCGCGCGTGGAGCATGTCCTGACGCTCATCCAGACGCTCGATCCCACCGGCGTCGGCGCACGCGACCTCGCCGAGTGCATCGCGTTGCAGGCGCGCGAGGCGGACCGCTACGACCCCTGCATGGCGCGGCTGATCGACAATCTCGACCTGCTCGCGCGCGGTGACCTGACGCGGCTCAAACGCATGTGCGGCGTCGACGACGAAGATATGGCGGACATGATCCGCGAACTGCGCGGCTACGATCCCAAGCCCGGCTGCCGCTACGGTGGCGAACCCGCGCTGGCGGTGACGCCCGACCTGTTCGTCCAGAAGACCAAGACCGGCTGGGGCATCGAACTCAACGCCGCCACCCTGCCCCGCGTCCTCGTCAACCGCCGCTATTACCACGAACTCAGCCACGGCCCGCAGGACAAGGCGTCCAAGGCCTGGCTGTCCGACGCGCTCGCCAGCGCCAACTGGCTGATCAAGGCCCTCGACCAGCGCCAGCGCACGATCATCAAGGTCGCTGCCGAGATCGTGAAGCAGCAGGAGGCGTTTTTTCTGAAGGGCGTCGCGCACCTGAAGCCGATGACGCTCGCACGCGTGGCGGACGCGATCGAGATGCACGAATCCACCGTCAGCCGCGTGACGAGCAACAAATATCTGAGCTGCGCGCGCGGCGTCTTCGAGCTGAAATATTTCTTCACCAGCGCCATCCAGTCCGCCGACGGTGGCGATGCCGTATCTGCCGAGGCAGTGAAAAGCGCGATCCGCGCGCTCATTGCCAATGAGGGAGCCAAGATCCTGTCCGACGACACATTGGTCGAATTGCTGCAGGCCAAGGGCTTCGACATAGCCCGTCGCACTGTCGCCAAATACCGTGAGGCGATGGGCATCGGCAGTTCGGTCCAGCGCCGCCGCGCGCGCACGTTGGAAGGGGCATGA
- the lptB gene encoding LPS export ABC transporter ATP-binding protein codes for MDAAVSDLQTAEAIHEPPVNRGLQAISIAKSYDKRIVLTDVSVSVDRGEVVGLLGPNGAGKTTCFYSVMGLVKPDSGRIMLDGEDITKLPMYRRAILGLGYLPQETSIFRGLSIEKNIASVLELSEPDASARPAKLDKLLDEFGLTRLRSSPAMALSGGERRRAEIARALAADPSIMLLDEPFAGIDPISIADIRDLVKDLKRRDIGVLITDHNVRETLDIVDRAYIIYDGRVLFAGSPEELVADANVRRLYLGEGFSL; via the coding sequence ATGGACGCCGCCGTTTCCGACCTGCAAACCGCCGAGGCGATCCACGAACCGCCAGTCAACCGCGGCCTGCAGGCGATCTCGATCGCCAAATCCTATGACAAGCGCATCGTCCTTACCGACGTGTCGGTGTCGGTCGATCGCGGCGAGGTGGTCGGCCTGCTCGGCCCCAACGGCGCCGGCAAGACGACGTGCTTCTATTCGGTGATGGGGCTGGTGAAGCCCGATTCGGGCCGGATCATGCTCGACGGCGAAGACATCACCAAGCTGCCGATGTACCGTCGGGCGATCCTCGGCCTCGGCTACCTGCCGCAGGAAACCAGCATCTTCCGCGGCCTGTCGATCGAAAAGAACATAGCCTCGGTGCTCGAACTCTCCGAACCGGATGCCTCGGCGCGTCCCGCCAAGCTCGACAAGCTGCTCGACGAATTCGGCCTCACCCGGTTGCGCTCCAGCCCGGCGATGGCATTGTCGGGCGGCGAGCGTCGCCGGGCAGAGATCGCCCGCGCGCTGGCGGCGGATCCGTCGATCATGCTGCTTGACGAACCGTTCGCCGGCATCGACCCGATCTCGATCGCCGACATCCGCGATCTGGTCAAAGACCTCAAGCGCCGCGACATCGGCGTGCTGATCACCGACCATAACGTCCGCGAAACGCTCGACATCGTCGATCGCGCCTACATCATCTACGACGGCCGCGTGCTGTTCGCAGGATCGCCCGAAGAACTGGTGGCCGACGCCAACGTCCGCCGCCTGTATCTGGGCGAGGGCTTCTCGCTGTAG